In Streptomyces sclerotialus, one genomic interval encodes:
- a CDS encoding polysaccharide pyruvyl transferase family protein → MHPPLRALTDDLLSRPGGPGRTLLTGWFSFDDGEVTVGDALAQRRVSEALTACGISHDTAWSRGFAPDRMPLDAADPAAYGHVLFTCGPAHGEQVRRLHRQFAGCRRLAVGVSVIDPADPAVTGFDRVFARDEPAAAPTVDLAASAPVHPVPPVVGVVLTYGQGEYADRRRHDTVGERLAEWLTRLDCTRVAADTRLAIDDWRHCATPEQFMGLAARLDAVLTNRLHGMVLALRAGTPALVVDPVLGGAKVTAQARALRWPAVLPADGVTPGTLDRWWEWCLSPAGRAAAGRRARLMERARGAHRP, encoded by the coding sequence ATGCACCCACCGCTTCGAGCCCTCACCGACGATCTGCTCTCTCGCCCCGGTGGCCCCGGACGGACGCTGCTGACCGGGTGGTTCAGCTTCGACGACGGCGAGGTCACGGTCGGTGACGCGCTGGCCCAGCGCCGGGTGTCCGAGGCGCTCACGGCGTGCGGCATCTCCCACGACACCGCCTGGAGCCGGGGCTTCGCACCGGACCGGATGCCTCTGGACGCCGCCGACCCCGCCGCCTACGGCCATGTCCTCTTCACCTGCGGACCCGCGCACGGCGAGCAAGTGCGGCGGCTGCACCGGCAGTTCGCCGGCTGCCGGCGGCTCGCCGTCGGCGTGAGCGTCATCGACCCCGCCGACCCCGCGGTGACCGGCTTCGACCGGGTCTTCGCGCGGGACGAGCCGGCCGCCGCGCCCACCGTCGACCTGGCCGCCTCGGCACCCGTGCACCCGGTGCCACCCGTCGTGGGCGTGGTGCTGACCTACGGGCAGGGCGAGTACGCCGACCGGCGGCGGCACGACACGGTCGGTGAGCGGCTGGCCGAGTGGCTCACCCGGCTGGACTGCACACGGGTGGCCGCCGACACCCGGCTGGCGATCGACGACTGGCGGCACTGCGCGACCCCCGAACAGTTCATGGGGCTCGCGGCACGCCTCGACGCCGTGCTCACCAACCGGCTGCACGGCATGGTGCTGGCGCTGCGCGCCGGCACCCCGGCGCTGGTCGTCGATCCCGTACTGGGCGGCGCCAAGGTCACGGCCCAGGCGCGGGCGCTGCGCTGGCCCGCCGTCCTGCCCGCCGACGGCGTCACGCCGGGGACGCTGGACCGGTGGTGGGAGTGGTGCCTCTCCCCCGCGGGCCGCGCGGCGGCCGGGCGGCGGGCGCGGCTCATGGAGCGGGCCCGCGGGGCCCACCGGCCATGA
- a CDS encoding LPFR motif small protein: MLSAIADVLRAIGSTIAAVVTLPFRALARLFGGASRGAH; the protein is encoded by the coding sequence GTGCTCAGCGCCATCGCCGACGTACTGCGGGCCATCGGCAGCACCATCGCCGCCGTGGTGACGCTCCCCTTCCGTGCGCTCGCCCGGCTCTTCGGCGGCGCCTCGCGAGGCGCCCACTAG
- a CDS encoding endonuclease: MTGDQRKTAHALLKTHGRTYAAEAGIKLRDTPQPLYQLLVLSCLLSARIRASVAVAAARELFEAGMRDARSMRDATWQQRVDALGRGSYRRYDERTATQLGDGAQLLLDDYQGDLRKLRDEAGGDVGRLRELLQKVPGLGPAGADIFLREAQAVWPDLVPYIDAKAVQGAERLGLPKDSGALARLVPGKDTAAFAAALVRAALEKSVVEDVTEETS, translated from the coding sequence ATGACGGGTGACCAGCGGAAGACCGCGCATGCCCTGCTGAAGACGCACGGGCGGACGTACGCCGCGGAAGCAGGCATCAAGCTCCGCGACACCCCGCAGCCCCTCTACCAGCTGCTCGTACTGTCCTGCCTGCTCAGCGCCCGTATCCGGGCCTCGGTGGCGGTCGCGGCGGCCCGTGAGCTCTTCGAGGCCGGCATGCGGGACGCCCGGAGCATGCGGGACGCCACCTGGCAGCAGCGGGTGGACGCCCTGGGCCGGGGCAGCTACCGCCGGTACGACGAGCGCACGGCCACCCAGCTCGGCGACGGCGCCCAGCTGCTGCTCGACGACTACCAGGGTGACCTGCGGAAACTCCGCGACGAGGCCGGCGGCGACGTGGGCCGGCTGCGTGAGCTGCTGCAGAAGGTGCCAGGACTCGGCCCGGCCGGCGCGGACATCTTCCTGCGCGAGGCCCAGGCCGTCTGGCCGGACCTCGTCCCGTACATCGACGCCAAGGCCGTCCAGGGTGCGGAACGGCTCGGCCTGCCGAAGGATTCCGGTGCGCTGGCACGGCTGGTGCCCGGCAAGGACACCGCCGCCTTCGCCGCCGCCCTGGTGCGCGCCGCACTGGAGAAGTCCGTGGTGGAGGACGTGACGGAGGAGACCTCCTGA